Proteins co-encoded in one Lucilia cuprina isolate Lc7/37 chromosome X, ASM2204524v1, whole genome shotgun sequence genomic window:
- the LOC124421382 gene encoding uncharacterized protein LOC124421382, whose product MLNDQRVKNDCLISGVKAETEIGAAQAVINLSKNVCVDLEEANIEDAYFLKKKNSANPKQALVVKFSSKVSKESLELFNYAKTLKSIGYHSIFTTGGRIYARKVAFGRGKVIKCEEDVDNILLEATTKNIRMSKSKRQQEVPDEDSNCSDEEAQSQFMSPV is encoded by the exons ATGTTGAATGATCAACGCGTAAAAAATGATTGTCTTATAAGCGGTGTAAAGGCGGAAACTGAAATTGGTGCAGCTCAAGCTGTtattaatttatctaaaaatgtttGTGTGGATTTAGAAGAAGCTAACATAGAAGATgcttactttttaaaaaagaagaattctGCTAATCCAAAACAAGCTCTAGTGGTGAAATTCAGTTCCAAAGTGTCAAAAG AATCTCTTGAGCTTTTCAATTATGCAAAAACTTTGAAATCTATTGGGTATCACTCTATCTTCACAACTGGAGGGAGAATTTATGCAAGAAAAGTAGCATTTGGAAGGGGCAAAGTCATTAAGTGTGAAGAAGATGTTGATAATATACTTTTAGAAgccacaacaaaaaatataagaatgtCAAAATCAAAACGTCAACAAGAAGTTCCAGATGAAGATTCTAATTGTTCTGATGAAGAAGCACAATCTCAATTTATGTCGCCAGTCTAA